One region of Collinsella aerofaciens ATCC 25986 genomic DNA includes:
- the istA gene encoding IS21 family transposase: MERNVMGELNVYRGSGAKPNFSEIARRHGMDRHTVAKYWREGEAAADGRSARGSAFDPLEEVIRAKAQLPGMTKMAVYAFLREGRGEGLPGYGAFTAWCRGRDVPFGGVGGREPHPRFETPPGRQLQFDWKEGMRLVDSEGEVFEFSVFTATLGYSRKHRFIPVRSRTLDDLLSCLLATFTRLGGVPEECITDNMSCLVTVSGRRRTRQERAWRFAREAGFELRLCAPRSPQTKGKDESANRFLNRLLAYGGEFTGWSGLAEAVARIEAQANSEPNRTTGLPPDALFMREKESLRPIGNLRLLESMVGDVSVQTVPPTMLVRAAGREWSVPRRCIGRRVSVIAMPGGQVVVRMAGEEVAVHDAASGPSRPINYDPDHYGQALEGKRGLADADIAEAARANLALLDSLGGA, encoded by the coding sequence ATGGAGCGAAACGTAATGGGAGAGCTGAACGTCTACAGGGGGTCCGGCGCGAAGCCGAACTTCAGCGAGATCGCGAGGAGGCACGGCATGGACCGGCACACGGTCGCCAAGTACTGGCGGGAGGGCGAGGCCGCCGCCGACGGGAGGTCCGCGAGGGGCAGCGCCTTCGACCCGCTCGAGGAGGTGATCCGCGCGAAGGCCCAGCTGCCCGGGATGACCAAGATGGCCGTGTACGCGTTCCTGCGCGAGGGCCGCGGGGAGGGGCTGCCCGGGTACGGCGCCTTCACCGCATGGTGCCGGGGCCGCGACGTGCCCTTCGGGGGTGTGGGCGGCCGCGAGCCGCACCCGCGGTTCGAGACGCCCCCGGGCAGGCAGCTGCAGTTCGACTGGAAGGAGGGCATGAGGCTCGTCGACTCGGAGGGCGAGGTCTTCGAGTTCAGCGTGTTCACCGCGACGCTCGGCTATTCCCGGAAGCACCGCTTCATACCGGTCAGGAGCCGCACGCTCGACGACCTGCTGTCCTGCCTGCTCGCCACCTTCACCCGCCTCGGCGGCGTCCCGGAGGAGTGCATCACGGACAACATGTCGTGCCTGGTGACCGTCTCGGGCCGCAGGAGGACCAGGCAGGAGAGGGCGTGGCGGTTCGCGCGGGAGGCCGGCTTCGAGCTCAGGCTCTGCGCGCCGCGCTCGCCGCAGACCAAGGGCAAGGACGAGTCGGCCAACCGCTTCCTGAACCGCCTGCTCGCCTACGGCGGCGAGTTCACCGGGTGGAGCGGCCTCGCCGAGGCGGTGGCCCGGATCGAGGCCCAGGCAAACTCGGAGCCGAACCGCACCACCGGCCTGCCGCCTGACGCGCTGTTCATGCGGGAGAAGGAGAGCCTGCGACCCATCGGGAACCTCCGTCTCCTCGAGTCGATGGTGGGCGACGTGAGCGTCCAGACCGTCCCGCCGACCATGCTCGTCAGGGCCGCCGGCAGGGAGTGGTCCGTGCCCAGGCGCTGCATCGGCCGGCGCGTGAGCGTCATAGCGATGCCCGGCGGCCAGGTCGTGGTGAGGATGGCCGGCGAGGAGGTCGCCGTCCACGACGCCGCGTCCGGGCCGTCGAGGCCCATCAACTACGACCCCGACCACTATGGGCAGGCCCTCGAGGGGAAGCGCGGCCTGGCCGACGCGGACATCGCCGAGGCCGCGCGCGCCAACCTCGCGCTGCTCGACTCGCTCGGAGGGGCGTGA
- the istB gene encoding IS21-like element helper ATPase IstB has protein sequence MGAVAEGSPSIRAQANLSALGLHEMAASLPDYVRMVAAGERGFASALEEMTRVEVAAREVRITSQRIRSSGFPYVKGLADFDWDFQPSVPRAEIEELATLRFVERAENVLFVGSPGVGKTHLAVALGIEAVRAGREVRFVDCARLVEDLEDASSRGILKKRLKYYAHSRLLIIDELGYLDVGSAGADLLFQLISTRYEQRSTIITTNVGISGWGRVFGDDVAASAIADRVCHHCHLVKITGRSYRLKDLPRDGPVKP, from the coding sequence ATGGGCGCCGTCGCGGAGGGTAGCCCCTCGATCAGGGCGCAGGCGAACCTCTCCGCGCTCGGGCTGCACGAGATGGCGGCGTCCCTGCCCGACTACGTGAGGATGGTCGCCGCGGGCGAGCGGGGCTTCGCCTCCGCCCTCGAGGAGATGACGCGCGTCGAGGTCGCCGCCCGGGAGGTCAGGATTACCAGCCAGCGCATACGGTCGTCGGGGTTCCCCTACGTCAAGGGGCTGGCGGACTTCGACTGGGACTTCCAGCCGTCGGTCCCGCGCGCCGAGATCGAGGAGCTCGCGACCCTGAGGTTCGTCGAGCGGGCCGAGAACGTCCTGTTCGTGGGGAGCCCCGGCGTGGGCAAGACGCACCTCGCCGTCGCGCTGGGCATCGAGGCGGTCAGGGCGGGGCGCGAGGTCAGGTTCGTGGACTGCGCCCGGCTCGTCGAGGACCTGGAGGACGCCTCGTCGCGCGGCATCCTCAAGAAGAGGCTCAAGTACTACGCCCACTCGAGGCTGCTGATCATCGACGAGCTCGGCTACCTCGACGTCGGTAGCGCGGGCGCGGACCTGCTGTTCCAGCTGATATCGACGCGCTACGAGCAGCGCTCGACGATCATCACCACCAACGTGGGGATCAGCGGCTGGGGCAGGGTGTTCGGGGACGACGTGGCGGCGAGCGCGATCGCGGACAGGGTGTGCCACCACTGCCACCTGGTCAAGATAACGGGCAGGTCCTACAGGCTGAAGGACCTGCCGAGGGACGGTCCCGTCAAGCCGTGA
- a CDS encoding transposase — translation MKNRLTLTTRKPRWRRRVDSLRCLKGVDTATAADLVFEAGEFSRFRNARSFAAWVGLTPSEHSSGESDRRGAITKAGNKHLRKALVEAAWHYLTCSARPKEPARGQAPDPGARRHAAKGVRRLVERRGTLLARGVHNNKANVATARELACWVWAVGLMAEEA, via the coding sequence GTGAAAAATAGATTGACGCTAACAACCCGCAAGCCCAGGTGGAGGAGGAGGGTCGACTCCCTGCGCTGCCTCAAGGGCGTCGACACCGCGACGGCCGCCGACCTCGTGTTCGAGGCCGGCGAGTTCTCGAGGTTCAGGAATGCCCGGTCGTTCGCCGCATGGGTCGGCCTGACGCCCTCCGAGCACTCCAGCGGGGAGAGCGACCGCAGGGGCGCGATCACCAAGGCGGGCAACAAGCACCTGAGAAAGGCGCTGGTCGAGGCCGCGTGGCACTACCTGACGTGCTCCGCGCGGCCGAAGGAGCCCGCCAGGGGCCAGGCCCCGGACCCGGGCGCCCGCAGGCATGCCGCCAAGGGCGTGCGGAGGCTGGTCGAGAGGCGCGGGACCCTGCTCGCGCGCGGGGTCCACAACAACAAGGCGAACGTCGCCACGGCGCGCGAGCTCGCCTGCTGGGTGTGGGCGGTCGGCCTCATGGCCGAGGAGGCGTAG
- a CDS encoding IS110 family transposase, producing the protein MAPPRMPEAVIGLDVGKLSHWACVATRDGEILLSAPVANREGDLDSLFGRFPDALVVVDQSRNIGALALARAKAAGMSAAYLPGLAAHGAARLFAGDAKTDERDAMVIAKTALGIPDALLPVGDPGPTVAAARALAAQRNFLTCENTRSKNRLRSILLESCPAFEALVDLSDGPQLRLMASLGGAWSVADAGPRRAAALTRGAARGKIEALVRSTASSTRPDAAAIAAEDRAVRLLARRISENSAEIDVITAEISALLEGDDTYRCLLTVPGIGPKTASELAISIDIEDFPSHDRLASYCGLAPRNRQSGTSISSVTASRQGNKRLKNLLIFSCNCLTRTEGRWGDYYARCRERGMPHGKALKALARKRLKVIYAIMRDRVPYAA; encoded by the coding sequence GTGGCACCACCTAGAATGCCGGAAGCCGTCATCGGGCTCGATGTCGGGAAATTGTCCCATTGGGCATGCGTCGCGACCCGGGACGGCGAGATACTGCTGAGCGCCCCCGTCGCGAACAGGGAGGGCGATCTGGACTCGCTGTTCGGCCGCTTCCCCGACGCGCTCGTGGTCGTCGACCAGTCGCGCAACATAGGCGCCCTCGCGCTCGCCCGCGCCAAGGCGGCCGGGATGTCGGCGGCGTACCTGCCGGGACTCGCGGCACACGGGGCCGCCAGGCTCTTCGCCGGCGACGCCAAGACCGACGAGCGGGACGCAATGGTCATCGCGAAGACGGCGCTGGGCATCCCCGACGCACTCCTGCCGGTCGGGGATCCGGGCCCGACGGTCGCGGCGGCGAGGGCGCTGGCCGCCCAGAGAAACTTCCTGACCTGCGAAAACACCAGGAGCAAGAACCGGCTGCGCAGCATCCTGCTGGAATCGTGCCCCGCCTTCGAGGCGTTGGTCGACCTGTCCGACGGTCCCCAGCTGAGGCTCATGGCATCCCTCGGCGGGGCCTGGTCGGTGGCCGACGCCGGGCCCCGCAGGGCGGCGGCGCTCACGCGCGGGGCGGCGCGCGGCAAGATCGAGGCCCTCGTCCGCTCGACGGCCTCCTCGACAAGGCCGGACGCGGCGGCCATCGCCGCCGAGGACCGGGCGGTGAGGCTGCTCGCGCGCAGGATCTCCGAGAACTCGGCGGAGATCGATGTGATCACGGCGGAGATATCCGCCCTCCTCGAGGGCGACGATACCTACCGATGCCTCCTGACGGTGCCGGGGATCGGCCCCAAAACCGCTTCCGAGCTCGCGATCTCCATAGATATCGAAGACTTCCCAAGCCACGACAGGCTCGCGTCGTACTGCGGCCTGGCGCCGCGCAACCGCCAGTCGGGGACCTCGATCTCCTCGGTGACGGCATCGCGCCAAGGCAACAAGAGGCTGAAGAACCTGCTCATATTCTCGTGCAACTGCCTTACCCGGACAGAGGGAAGATGGGGCGATTACTACGCTAGGTGCCGAGAGCGGGGCATGCCGCACGGCAAGGCGCTCAAGGCGCTGGCACGAAAGAGGCTGAAGGTCATCTACGCGATCATGCGGGACAGGGTGCCCTACGCCGCCTAG